The Hydra vulgaris chromosome 11, alternate assembly HydraT2T_AEP genome contains a region encoding:
- the LOC136087353 gene encoding uncharacterized protein LOC136087353 produces MLEMKELGKEKVERVAVLISSPDLSDSQLLGILIVEDGTAESLGKAIKKTLQDWELFDYVDCLSFDTTVTNTGWLKGVCTLIEQWRRKALIWMACRHHVYELHIKHFSNVLTGGKTSGPKTELFDRLKGNWKSILEKKINYDNLKRFDSENFFLSFLEKQASESLTFLQNCLDNDIFPRNDYQYFIKLAVLWLGGKVTKFQFRFPMASHHARFMAQGVYYLTYDLLQPQFSNLCPNIISLQEGKLIYEIASFTALFYVPWFIKAPIPAIAPSLDLKAINEMIQYSEFSFKPAEAVLKSLKKHNWYLNERFMFMCLADKCLPVDQLQKIALKLAQTAKPTSYKMRKLNSEIFTDNEKKITKNIEDFIGPESWFLFDLLKMTLHETEWLKTSSSNWEKFSGYIRFKNYVTGLLVVNDCAERAIKLGQDFIETFRNEEDSQANLLVVADLRLKFQTTEKKSWLKTLK; encoded by the exons ATGTTAGAAATGAAAGAACTTGgtaaagaaaaagttgaaagagTAGCTGTACTAATCAGTTCACCAGATCTCTCAGATTCCCAACTTTTGGGTATTTTAATTGTGGAAGATGGCACTGCTGAGTCTCTTGggaaagcaatcaaaaaaactttacaagacTGGGAGCTATTTGACTATGTTGATTGTCTGTCCTTTGACACCACTGTTACAAATACTGGTTGGCTAAAAGGAGTCTGTACTCTTATTGAGCAGTGGAGAAGAAAAGCTTTAATTTGGATGGCTTGTCGTCATCACGTTTATGAATTACATATAAag cACTTCTCAAATGTTCTTACTGGTGGTAAAACAAGTGGACCAAAGACTGAGTTATTTGATAGGCTAAAGGGTAATTGGAAATCGATTCTTGAAAAGAAGATAAATTATGATAACCTAAAAAGATTTGactcagaaaatttttttttatcttttttggaaaagCAG gcTTCTGAATCATTAACATTCCTTCAAAATTGCCTAGATAATGATATATTTCCAAGAAATGACTAccagtattttataaaattagcaGTTCTTTGGTTAGGTGGCAAAGtaacaaaatttcaatttagaTTTCCAATGGCTTCGCATCATGCCAGGTTTATGGCACAGGgagtttattatttaacatatgatCTTCTTCAGCCACAATTCAGTAACTTATGTCCTAACATAATATCATTGCAAGAGGGAAAGCTGATTTATGAAATTGCTTCATTTACAGCACTATTTTATGTTCCATGGTTTATTAAAGCTCCTATCCCTGCCATAGCACCTTCTTTAGATCTAAAAGCTATTAATGAAATGATACAATATTCTGAATTCAGTTTCAAACCAGCAGAAGCCGTACTGAAATCACTTAAAAAGCACAATTGgtatttaaatgaaagatttatGTTTATGTGTCTTGCTGATAAATGTTTACCTGTAGATCAGCTACAAAAAATAGCTCTTAAATTAGCTCAAACAGCGAAGCCCACCAGTTATAAGATGAGGAAACTGAATTCCGAAATTTTTActgacaatgaaaaaaaaataactaaaaatattgaagacTTTATTGGTCCTGAAAGCtggtttttatttgatttattaaaaatgacattacaTGAGACAGAATGGCTTAAAACTAGTTCATCAAACTGGGAAAAATTTTCAGgttatattagatttaaaaattatgtcacTGGTCTTCTTGTTGTAAATGATTGTGCAGAACGGGCTATTAAACTTGGTCAAGACTTCATTGAAACTTTCAGAAACGAAGAAGATAGCCAAGCTAATTTATTAGTTGTTGCAGATCTTCGGCTAAAATTTCagacaacagaaaaaaaatcttggttgaaaactttaaaataa
- the LOC136087351 gene encoding uncharacterized protein LOC136087351 encodes MDSKLRLTKRKNVSIDKKIQRLYSTVAIKEDGIDTKTVVPTHWVNAEESIVYYPPRGKKTVGVYLSEWASPEPGWQEFMLLEFILECGSYETCQAMLNFLTEDENDDRPVSNILNPKERVPSPNLNVLKCTPSGSSSPIQMGVPLISPWKKSKVGCVIQPRPNEDFQRSLDLESYHFNKNPTSFKIGDGGVSFKEMTNKQFQYAMLIKLELLQQNQIKIMERLDNMETQPKSGATDVGVIITIPHKDIKCFNEEEEILRASSSAMKNKITQIKAIGGATARKTVKNVLNQLMVPQVQNLFSKDGLKGKLKFTATEHYKCIKEGLVSERTGYDAATIEALVGDLLKRALPKVKIVNDADVDDDDEEEAT; translated from the exons atggaTTCGAAGCTTAgattaacaaaaagaaaaaatgtttctatCGATAAGAAAATACAAAG GTTGTACAGTACTGTTGCAATTAAAGAAGATGGTATTGACACTAAGACAGTAGTACCTACTCACTGGGTTAATGCAGAAGAAAGTATAGTATACTATCCTCCACGAGGAAAAAAAACTGTGGGTGTTTATTTATCTGAATGGGCTAGTCCAGAACCTGGCTGGCAAGAGTTTATGTTGTTAGAATTTATTTTGGAGTGTGGAAGTTATGAAACATGTCAGgcaatgttaaactttttaactgaAGATGAAAATGATGATCGTCCTG ttTCAAATATACTCAACCCAAAGGAACGAGTTCCAAGTCcaaatttgaatgttttaaagtgCACACCATCTGGTTCTTCATCACCAATTCAAATGGGTGTGCCACTTATATCTCCatggaaaaaaagtaaagtgGGCTGTGTAATACAGCCAAGACCAAATGAAGATTTCCAACGATCATTGGATTTAGAATCGTACCACTTTAACAAAAATCCAACATCTTTCAAGATAGGTGATGGTGGTGTTTCATTTAAGGAAATGACAAATAAAC aGTTTCAGTATGCCATGCTAATAAAACTAGAATTGTTGCagcaaaatcaaattaaaattatggagCGATTGGACAACATGGAAACACAACCAAAAAGTGGTGCTACTGATGTGGGTGTCATAATTACAATCCCACATAAAGATATTAAGTGTTTTAATGAAGAAGAGGAAATTCTCAGAGCAAGTTCTAGTGCTATGAAAAACAAG ATCACTCAAATCAAAGCCATTGGTGGTGCAACAGCACGCAAAActgtcaaaaatgttttaaaccaGTTAATGGTGCCACAAGTCCAAAACTTATTTAGTAAAGATGGATTGAAAGGCAAGCTAAAGTTTACAGCTACAGAACATTACAAGTGTATTAAAG aaGGCTTAGTATCTGAAAGAACCGGTTATGATGCCGCAACTATCGAAGCCCTTGTTGGCGATTTATTGAAGCGGGCGTTGCCGAAAGTAAAAATAGTTAACGATGCTGACGTTGACGATGATGACGAAGAAGAAGCAACTTAA